The DNA region ATTTATGACGACTTTGTGGCTGCGATTGAAGCTGCATCTGATTGCGATTCTTTATAATATCAAGAATCGCGATCCAAGCATGACTTAAGACCTCGAATATAGAGATATATATTGATATGCAATAAATGTATATGCATACCGAATGATGCAGTTTGGAAAGTTCTAACTCCATCGACGAAATTTTTGTTTCCGGTGACGATACTCTTTAAACCTCCATCACCATACATGGTAAGGTTCACCATTTTCTTTGTTACTGTAACCAACTCATCATACACTCCTTCTTTAACATAAACAACATACCTACATGTCCAAATTTGAAAATATATTCTTATCATAATCATGGATAAAAACACAAATTAGAACATTATTTATTATCTTTCTAAAAAAACTCTCAAAATCAAAATGGTTATTTCTTGAAATAAATTAAGCGAAAACGTGAAACTGAATCCTCAACAGCCGACTGTATGGTACAGCCTGACGTAGACGATTAGGTTAATAGAGATAAGTTTGATATCTCTCTTAATCTAATGATATACAGTCGACTGCATCATAATATATAGTCGCTCTTGAGGATCTATATTTCCGAAACAAACAAGATTATGTTATCATTAAATATCCAATAACAAATGTATTCAATAGATATTAAGTTCAAAAATATAACAACAAAAGGACCTACATACCTTCCTTCATAGGTTAATGGTATGGCAGCCAAAGCTTCAGAGATGGTTTTGAAATCTCCACTACCATCTTGCGCAACGGTGACATTAGGAGTAGGTTTCTCAGTTGATCCAACCAACTCAAGAACTGGTGCAGCCCATGGAGGAGGAGCAGCAACATCACCAACCGGAGCAGCGCCAGGAGCACCAGCAGGAGCATCGACTATTGGAGAAGCACCGGGAGCACCAAAAGGTGCAGCACCAGGCGAACCAGCAGGAGCAGCAGCACCACGAGCAGCAGCAACAGCAACGGGAGCGGGAGTTGGTGCAGTTTTACCCAAAGGTAATCTGAGTCCAGCAAGTCCACCATGGAATACATTAACAATTTGAGAAACTTGTGAAACAACAGCAAGTGAATTGCTCACAAGTTGCCTTGATTCAGTAAACATCTTCTCCAATTTTTCCTTATAATCTCCTTCGGGGAAACCATCAATGCACGTTTGTTGGTAAGATAAAACAGCACTAAGCCAGTTATTCAAATCAGCTTCTTTTGAAGCTAGTTTGGAAACATCAACTTGACCAACTTCATTGATTGAGAATCCCAATTCTTCTTTAGAAGAAGCAAACATTACTTTACAATCATCATAAGCTCCCTTTTCTTCCTCGTTAGCGAATTTCAAGTTCGAAGATTCGTTGAACGCCCTATTAATTTCATTCTGGGCGACTACCATAGAAACCATTAGAAGATCCTTTGGTTCTGTCAACTTAGGATCTTTTTTCAATGCCTCAGTAAGTGTGCTTTCACATTTTGCCTTGTAATCTGAATTGCTACATAGCATTTTCACAAGCCTGGAATATTTATCGACATGCGTGGCTTCTGAAGCTGCAGTCGGAACTTGTTTCGAATTATTGTCCAGTCCTAGTCCCGTATGTCTCACGATAACGAAAGCTGCAGCTGCTATGACACATGCTATGAGAAGGGCGGAAGTAACGCCAACCATAATTTTTTTTCTTAGGTGTGATTTGGCATTGGTTTTCCGCCTTTCAGACACGAGGTCGAAATCTTGGAACGCCATTGCAGTCTAAGGCAGAGAGAAATGCAATTTTTCTCTACCTCAGACTTAGGGAAAAAGGACAATGAAAAAGGGAACTGAATTCGTCCTAAAACGTTGTTGTTAAATATCCTTTTCCTTTTTGTCTCCATTTGTTCCATCATTCAGATATTTAAATGTTGTTTTTCTGAGAGAGAAAGAGACAACCTAGGAAATGTGGTTGAGAGACATTTATGGCTTTACTATATTTGAAACTTGTTCAAGAGCTTCACAAAATGAATGAACCATGCTCCTTTTTTCCATAACCGTACGTATATTTCTTGCGAATGCCAACTTTGTATAACATTTCGAAGTTGAAAAACGGAAAGAACAATAAAACACGGACAATCCATATGGCATTAGAACAATGTATCCATAAAATTTGCATGATGTTATTATGTGTATGAGATGTAACAGTTAATTAATGTCATTCATTGTTTGTATTAGTTTCTTCTAAATATAGCAAGTGTCTTGGTTTGCAAAATGTAAATACGTGTCGATGTTAAATATGCTATGTACATGGGAAGTGTTCTATAAAAGGAGTTTCATACAGAACACTCATTTTCTTTACACATGCGAGGTTGCGCATATTCATCACTTATATTAATTCAGTTTAATATATAGCTAAGTTACAATTTTAAGAATAAAAAACTATATTATATACAAAAGTTGGGATTAGACCTGATCCTACAAAGATAAAGATGAAAGAAGAACTAAAAATAAATTTTCTAAAAATAGAAAATGGTTATCCTACCGAATTCGAGGCTATCTTAAATAGAAAGCAAGAATTTTGGAATCTATGTTACAAAACTTCTGGAATATTTTAATTCAGATGAGTTTTTCATTTCAAATGACCTTCTCCTATGATGCGGTTTGGTTCTATCTGATTTATGACATAATCATACCATGAATAGTCCTATTCTATATTACCGTTGTTGTTTTTATTAACTGAGAATCCATATGTGAGTCATGCATGCGGTTTGTGACCAGTTCTACCACTCCATTATCTGTTGCCCGTAGTGTATCGCTAGAGATTCCTTCCTCCATGCACATGTTAGTAGGGGAATTCATTAATGTATTTAGTCCTGTCTTAGGCATGTCATTATTAGTTCAGGAGATTGACATGCATTATTGAAATTACCTTTTATCTCCACGTAAAATGGAACTATATTTTTATCTGCTAGATTCATGATTTCCGGAACCTTGCCCTTAATCTTCTTAACCAAGGTTTAAAAAAAAGTCGCGGTCGATTGCGATTACGGTCAGTACAGATATGGCGACACTAACTACGGTCGTCTCGGTGTGAATTAATCATAATTTATTCTTTAATATAAAAATGGAGATTACGTGTTAAATATAAAAATGGTGAATACGTGTTAGTATGTGATTTTCGACACTATACTAGATCTGATTTGGAAGAGTCTCAGAAACAGTTCCGCAAGATTATGACCACTCTCTTTAAAACATGTATGAAATTTCGAAAAGGTTTCCAAAAATCAACACTTCAACCAGTGTTGAGTTCGACACGCCCATCAAATGTTAGAGACTTAGTGTATTTTTAAGTATAGAAGTCGGACAAATTAAGGATGCTTCGACAACAACTATAAGAGTTGACTGAAGATTCTCGACAAAGGCAGTTAAGAGGCAGTTATCAGCATAGGTGACGGTTCAAAGCCGTTCAAACATGGAGATGCGTGGATGCTATGCAGAGGCTAGTAACCCACGTACTTGGGAACATGTTGAGTGCTGATAAAGTAATCGTTATCGACAGTTATTTTTCACTTGTATATAAGTCGAATTCTGCATAATGATTAGGGTTGCAAATTTCATTAAATTCTCTAAAGAATCCAATATTAAGTCACAATGGTTTAGATATTCGGTGGGAAATGTATGATTATGCACACCATTTTACGTTAATGCAAACACTTTACTtttattttgtgaaaatttaaAGAACAACATGAAGAAAATGGAAATATGCAGACAAAATCACATTTTTAAATACACAAACTTTTCGCAAAACACCCATGCACAAATTCTTTATTGAGATTTTTCAAGTTTAATCTCTTAAGTGAATCAAAATCGTGATTGCTTACTAAAAATACCATTAAATAAATTGACAGGCGCAATGGGACaacttttatgcattttaattcaAGGTTTTTTTGCACAAAAATGTGTATGTTTTAGTTTagttgttttatttttcatatgAATGTTTGAGTGGGTATCCGTTTGAGAAGTGGCAAAGTTAAAATggaaacaaaaatgaaaaagaataCTTCCCTTCCGCATAATGATGCCCCAAACAAGGAAGAACAACCAATCGAAACGATAATTGGTGGTGTAGAAATGTAAGCATTTGTTCAAGTAACTGCTCCTATTATAAGCTAAATGTTTATTTCGATGGTATTTCTTGAAGTGGAGGTTTCCCTACCACATTCAGCGAGTATCCCAACTACTTCAAGGGCCACACAACCAATTTTAGGAGATCCTATGCCTTCCTTTCTCCAAAATTTCATCCTACCCCCTAGTGATAGGGAATATCCTTATCACATGCATACTGGAAGTATTGAAGACCTACAAACCAATGCATTTACATATGCAAATAATGCAATAACCATTGCATCCCTTCTCATTTCATACTTAGCATCGGGATCTGCTATAAATAATACTTGTCGAATGGCACAACCACAAGGAGGGTTAACATATATTCGTCAAGTTATGTCATCTTTAACCACTAGTTACCTCCAGTATGTGAGACAACAAATGAATGTGACTAACCACGAAATGCTTAACATGCTTACACAGCAAATCAATAATGTGTTCAATCCTTTGATTCAAAATACTAACCACAGTTACCAGCAATGGATGCACCAAATTGGTcaaattatgattttttttggTGCTCCTCAAGAGACTACCCAACGATTTCTAATAACCAAATGCCACAACAGGTTATACCTGTCGAACAATCCATACCCATGCACTATAACGAAAAACCCCTCTCACAACGGTTGAAAAAGGGATACCATCACGGTTGACCAACGTTGTGAGGTAGGGTATGGTTGTAAGTATGATGTTTTCCACCACGGATATCCGATCATTGTGATAAACTAGCTAGCGCGCTACCTATCACAAAGGTTATCATAAATACCTGTTGTAATatatgtaaagacaaagagtcagacaacatacgatcgcaagtttcgatgatgacaaaagaccatcatacacgtctacaaacaaatgaaacacattacccttttctacgtttgtctaaacctattataatgatcaaaaacatatgtggacaaagtgtaatcatgacgaaatgcatgaaaatcacaaaacacggttttatgcagatttgaaggccttgagtcgaccatagaggtcagctcaaagctcacgggtcagcgcaaagctcagcagaactgagattggtcagcgcatgctcctttgcgtcgaccataagggtcggcgcataactcacgggtcagcgcaaaaaCTCCTTGCGTCGACCAGAAGTCAGCGCATGGCTTAATGAAGTAATcctgggtcagcgcatggaaccatgagtcgaccataggggtcggcgcatcactcacggctcagcgcacgccgacctatggtcgaccactcgtgcgtaaactcagttttctgagttatttccactgtttgaaattctgttatttttaattggttttgtctgttactatatatcgaagttaaaacacttttattaactaacatttgctaattgagttcaagtgttcaaggaaacaagaaagagtgaaaaaggtgtccaagactcatcatcttcatcttcaacatttcacaactcatcatctgcaaacaattacttttgatgtggttcgtgatcgagcaaaggtgataaggttcgaagctgtgatcgaagaatccagttcgagttgaagcttgtggcaggttctttcttgaataaaaccgttagggttttgtcctccaatacgggtttgtgtttgggggtttttgcacgaatcgcttcatcaatattcagccgagcgaaggtgattgagaagaggaagtcttcatcagtctagtagcggattcggtggcattgaagtgaaggattcgggttcgactcgttgtgtttgagatcagccgggccgagggtttgaagaacggaagattcttcaacaaaggggctggaatcggaggtctagcatcaacgatcgaaggtcttgattcatcttgaatcaaggagcaaggataggaagcatcattcaacacattggaagttctgttgtttacatgctttgcaatccttgtataaacgattaaatttcacaggtgatatctaattaatcatctcaattctatttttagaattgagggcagacgtaccccgaagcgagga from Lathyrus oleraceus cultivar Zhongwan6 chromosome 1, CAAS_Psat_ZW6_1.0, whole genome shotgun sequence includes:
- the LOC127136338 gene encoding putative pectinesterase/pectinesterase inhibitor 45, whose amino-acid sequence is MAFQDFDLVSERRKTNAKSHLRKKIMVGVTSALLIACVIAAAAFVIVRHTGLGLDNNSKQVPTAASEATHVDKYSRLVKMLCSNSDYKAKCESTLTEALKKDPKLTEPKDLLMVSMVVAQNEINRAFNESSNLKFANEEEKGAYDDCKVMFASSKEELGFSINEVGQVDVSKLASKEADLNNWLSAVLSYQQTCIDGFPEGDYKEKLEKMFTESRQLVSNSLAVVSQVSQIVNVFHGGLAGLRLPLGKTAPTPAPVAVAAARGAAAPAGSPGAAPFGAPGASPIVDAPAGAPGAAPVGDVAAPPPWAAPVLELVGSTEKPTPNVTVAQDGSGDFKTISEALAAIPLTYEGRYVVYVKEGVYDELVTVTKKMVNLTMYGDGGLKSIVTGNKNFVDGVRTFQTASFVVLGCGFVGRDMGFRNTAGAIKHQAVAARIQADQTVFVNCNFEGYQDTLYAQTHRQFYRDCVISGTIDFIFGDASAVFQNCEMVLRKPLENQQNIVTAQGRIDKQENTGFVLQKCVIKGEADLPPTTKNYIGRPWKEYSRTIIMESDIGALIHPEGWLPWEGDFALTTLYYGEYNNVGAGANTDARVKWIGRKNINREEALTYTVEPFLQGTWINGTGVPANLGLYN